A stretch of the Lytechinus variegatus isolate NC3 chromosome 5, Lvar_3.0, whole genome shotgun sequence genome encodes the following:
- the LOC121415556 gene encoding uncharacterized protein LOC121415556: protein MTPTSRMSTVPMETTLSAESVVVYTPVMDKTTGGGSANDGNPNVQSDPTAISVAASAASLILVLVAIVIWYFLVRKQLLSKSKSHQRLGSHKSHRSNQGSRQSSFHDGHHDNVSSHKNHHGSKHSPKSHRSTSSPKSHHRHSGCHDSKEVCTCRKSYDSPLAGQRSPKGNSISECTGNSPFCPHSMRFQHPNHRKGRDSVHSELSDGGCSPVEAICTCDLPQGHTKVITGADFTVVELEAHNKRHMNSGEPLHNGHLPCTEMKDIPSTSASTHQPPSSAPQCTCPHPLPPAVAPTPDSPHVGASHRKVAHVRSDPGVIGQRGDGEMV from the exons TTGTTGTATATACTCCCGTGATGGATAAGACGACAGGTGGTGGATCCGCTAATGACGGGAACCCCAACGTTCAGTCAGACCCGACTGCTATCTCGGTAGCAGCATCAGCAGCCAGTTTAATTCTGGTCCTTGTAGCCATCGTCATCTGGTACTTTCTTGTTAGAAAACA ATTGCTTTCAAAATCCAAAAGTCACCAGCGACTTGGGAGCCACAAAAGCCACCGTAGCAACCAGGGAAGCCGACAAAGCAGTTTCCACGATGGTCACCATGACAATGTATCGTCACATAAAAACCATCATGGAAGCAAGCATTCACCCAAATCCCACAGATCCACCAGCTCCCCCAAATCACATCACCGTCATTCGGGTTGCCATGACAGCAAGGAGGTCTGCACTTGCCGCAAGTCGTACGACTCTCCCCTGGCTGGGCAGCGATCGCCCAAGGGCAACTCCATCTCGGAGTGTACGGGCAATTCTCCGTTCTGTCCTCATTCCATGCGGTTCCAGCACCCAAATCACCGGAAGGGTAGAGACTCTGTGCATTCGGAGCTCAGCGATGGAGGCTGCTCTCCTGTGGAAGCTATCTGCACATGTGACCTTCCTCAGGGTCACACAAAGGTCATAACGGGGGCGGACTTTACAGTGGTGGAGCTAGAGGCTCATAACAAGAGACACATGAACTCTGGAGAGCCTTTGCACAATGGTCATCTCCCCTGTACGGAGATGAAAGACATACCTTCAACAAGTGCATCTACCCATCAACCCCCATCATCTGCACCCCAATGCACCTGTCCTCACCCCCTGCCCCCGGCAGTAGCGCCCACACCAGATAGCCCTCACGTGGGGGCTAGTCATCGGAAGGTTGCCCATGTTAGGAGTGACCCGGGGGTCATTGGCCAAAGGGGTGATGGTGAGATGGTATGA